From Candidatus Binatia bacterium:
GCCCACAATACCAAGGACCGCGGCATACCGTGCGCCCTGGTCGCCCGTCCCGGACATCGTGCGGAGCATGAGGTAGGCCGCATAAATAAGCCAGAGAATGAGCGTTGTAGTGAGACGCGCATCCCACGTCCACCACGTGCCCCAGATCGGGCGCGCCCAGATCGGACCGGTAATCAGCACGAGCGTGCAAAACAGCATGCCCACCTCGGCGGAGGAATGGGCCAGGCGGTCCCAAAAGCGGCTGCCGCGCCACAGGAAGAAGCCGCTGGCGATGGCTACCAGTCCGAAGGCGGCGAAAGTCATCATGGCCAGCGGCACGTGGAAATAAAAGATGCGCTGGACGATGCCCTGGACCTTGTCCGTTGGCACCTGCACAAACACCATGAAAATCGCCGCCGTCATGGCCACGAAGGTCAGGAACGGCAGCACGGTGTCAGCCAATTTGCGTAGCACCCGAGTCATTCCTCCACAGCATATTCAAAGACCAGCCAGCCCACAACCAGGAAGATGAAGTCAAAGCCTCCCATCAGGTTGAGCCACTGCGCCACTTCGGCCAGCGGCTTGCCCGCCAGAACGCGGGCGGTCACCTTCACCCCGCCGATGAAGATCGGCACCACCAGCGGTAGCAGCAGCAGCGGCAGCATCACCTCACGCGCGCGCGTCCGTACCGATATGGCAGCGAACAACGTTCCGACAGCCGCAAAGCCGAGCACGCCCAGCAGCAACGCCAGAAACACACCGCCCAACGCCGCCGTCGCCGGTAAGTTAAAGAAGAACACGAAGATGGGCACGATAATCAGCTGCGCGACCATCATGAACAGAAAGTTGCCGGCGGTCTTCGCCAGGTAGACCGTACCCCGGTCCACCGGGCACAGCAGCAAACCCTGGAGACAATCGTTTTCGCGTTCCGCCAGGAACGAACGGTTCAGTCCGAGCACGCCCGCAAAGATGACGGCCACCCAAAGAGCGCCGGGCGCCGCCTCGTCACGGAGTTCGCTGGTCGGATCGAAGGCGAAGCTCAGGATCACCAGCGTCAGCAACCCCAACATGAGTAGGGAGGCAAGAGTCTCCTTGGTGCGGA
This genomic window contains:
- the ccsA gene encoding cytochrome c biogenesis protein CcsA; the encoded protein is MTRVLRKLADTVLPFLTFVAMTAAIFMVFVQVPTDKVQGIVQRIFYFHVPLAMMTFAAFGLVAIASGFFLWRGSRFWDRLAHSSAEVGMLFCTLVLITGPIWARPIWGTWWTWDARLTTTLILWLIYAAYLMLRTMSGTGDQGARYAAVLGIVGAIDIPIINRSVYWWRTIHPAVLITREGGSGLNDPSMRLTFEICMLAFLLLFGWLLWVCNESGRLRDAAEDLRQQVIEHESQR
- a CDS encoding heme exporter protein CcmB: MWALLRKDLQIEFRTKETLASLLMLGLLTLVILSFAFDPTSELRDEAAPGALWVAVIFAGVLGLNRSFLAERENDCLQGLLLCPVDRGTVYLAKTAGNFLFMMVAQLIIVPIFVFFFNLPATAALGGVFLALLLGVLGFAAVGTLFAAISVRTRAREVMLPLLLLPLVVPIFIGGVKVTARVLAGKPLAEVAQWLNLMGGFDFIFLVVGWLVFEYAVEE